A genomic stretch from Dissulfurispira thermophila includes:
- a CDS encoding cbb3-type cytochrome c oxidase subunit I, whose translation MDRFVKNFIVMSIVYLVLAAFFGIVMLANPSYLYLKFVHSHLNMLGWVSMMIYGVGYHILPRFAGKRLKSVKMGEVQFYLANAGLIGMLLSYTMQTSMPEVTLYKGLSVAFGLMEVLSIILFFYNMLATFFSKEE comes from the coding sequence ATGGATAGGTTTGTAAAAAACTTTATAGTAATGAGTATTGTGTATCTGGTGCTGGCAGCATTTTTTGGGATTGTTATGCTTGCTAACCCCTCTTATCTTTATCTAAAGTTTGTTCATTCGCATCTTAATATGCTGGGATGGGTATCTATGATGATATACGGGGTGGGTTATCATATACTGCCAAGATTTGCAGGGAAAAGGTTAAAGAGCGTAAAAATGGGCGAAGTGCAGTTCTATCTTGCTAATGCAGGATTGATTGGAATGCTGTTGTCCTATACTATGCAGACAAGTATGCCAGAGGTTACATTGTATAAGGGACTTTCAGTTGCCTTTGGTCTTATGGAAGTTCTCTCTATAATTCTTTTCTTTTATAATATGCTTGCTACTTTTTTTTCCAAAGAGGAGTAA
- the ilvD gene encoding dihydroxy-acid dehydratase, whose amino-acid sequence MSKRSRIIKEGLERVPHRALLYATGIPKSEMNKPFIGIATSFTDIIPGHVGMRDLERFIEKGIHTGGGYPFFFGIPGICDGIAMGHRGMHYSLPSRELIADMVETIAEAHQLDGLVLLTNCDKITPGMLMAAARLNIPSIVVTAGPMLSGHYMGRRLNLTSDTFEAVGKYKKGLIRDNELQALEMCACPGAGSCQGMYTANTMACVTESIGMSLPGCATSPAVLAQKKRIAFESGVKIVELIKKNITPRKIMTDKAFRNAIMVDLALGGSTNTVLHIPAIAHEAKVRLSLDVFDELSRKTPHIANMIPSGQHYMEDLDYAGGIPAVLKRLKDMLYQNPTVSGKNILDIAEQADIMDENVIRPLNKAYHKEGGIAILKGNLAPDGAVVKQTAVNKNMMKFEGVAVVFDSEEDAMKAILSSSIKAGDIVVIRYEGPKGGPGMREMLSPTSAIAGMGLSESVALITDGRFSGGTRGPCIGHVSPEAMEGGPIAILKNGDRIRIDIPKRKIDVLLSDEEIKKRLSQWKQPMPKIRHGYLARYAKLVSSAGRGAVMY is encoded by the coding sequence ATGTCCAAAAGGAGCAGGATTATAAAAGAAGGTCTTGAAAGGGTTCCACACAGAGCACTTCTTTATGCAACAGGCATTCCAAAAAGTGAGATGAACAAGCCTTTTATTGGTATTGCAACAAGCTTTACAGATATTATTCCGGGTCATGTAGGGATGAGGGACCTCGAGAGATTTATAGAAAAAGGTATCCATACAGGCGGAGGTTATCCGTTCTTTTTTGGTATTCCGGGCATATGTGACGGGATTGCAATGGGACATAGAGGAATGCATTATTCTCTTCCTTCGCGAGAGCTTATTGCAGATATGGTAGAAACTATTGCAGAGGCGCATCAACTTGATGGTCTCGTGCTTCTTACTAACTGCGATAAGATAACGCCGGGTATGCTCATGGCTGCTGCAAGATTGAATATACCGAGTATTGTAGTTACTGCAGGACCAATGCTTTCAGGACATTACATGGGCAGAAGACTGAATCTTACAAGTGATACATTTGAGGCTGTAGGTAAGTATAAAAAGGGGTTGATAAGGGATAATGAATTGCAAGCACTTGAAATGTGTGCATGTCCCGGTGCAGGTTCATGTCAGGGTATGTATACTGCCAATACAATGGCATGTGTTACAGAGTCCATTGGGATGAGTCTGCCTGGTTGTGCAACATCTCCTGCTGTTTTAGCACAAAAAAAGAGAATAGCCTTTGAAAGCGGTGTAAAGATTGTGGAATTAATAAAAAAGAATATCACACCAAGAAAGATAATGACAGATAAGGCTTTCAGGAATGCAATAATGGTTGACCTTGCACTTGGCGGCTCTACAAATACTGTTTTACATATACCTGCAATAGCTCACGAGGCTAAAGTCAGGCTATCATTAGATGTATTTGATGAATTAAGCAGAAAAACACCCCATATAGCCAATATGATTCCATCAGGGCAGCATTACATGGAAGACCTTGATTATGCAGGAGGGATCCCTGCTGTTTTAAAGAGGCTGAAAGACATGCTTTATCAAAATCCAACTGTTTCGGGTAAAAACATTCTCGATATTGCTGAACAGGCAGATATAATGGATGAAAATGTTATTAGACCACTGAATAAGGCTTATCACAAAGAAGGCGGTATTGCCATATTAAAGGGAAATCTTGCTCCTGATGGGGCTGTTGTGAAACAGACTGCAGTGAATAAGAATATGATGAAATTCGAAGGCGTAGCAGTAGTTTTTGATTCAGAAGAAGATGCAATGAAAGCTATACTGAGCAGCAGTATAAAAGCAGGTGATATTGTTGTTATCAGATACGAAGGCCCGAAGGGCGGACCCGGCATGAGAGAGATGCTTTCGCCTACATCAGCAATTGCCGGCATGGGACTCAGCGAATCTGTTGCCCTTATAACCGATGGCAGATTTTCAGGAGGCACAAGAGGTCCGTGTATAGGCCATGTCTCTCCAGAGGCAATGGAAGGAGGTCCTATAGCAATATTAAAAAATGGCGATAGAATCAGAATAGACATTCCAAAAAGAAAGATAGATGTTTTACTTTCTGACGAAGAGATTAAAAAGAGGCTTTCTCAATGGAAACAGCCAATGCCCAAAATAAGACACGGTTATCTTGCGAGATACGCAAAGCTTGTTAGCTCAGCAGGCAGAGGGGCGGTGATGTACTGA
- a CDS encoding flagellar motor protein MotB, which translates to MADKSKSIIIKKVKKGHEGHHGGAWKVAYADFVTAMMAFFLLMWLLAMVSPEKRAALSEYFKHFSIFEKGGQSFMMEGQQQVLEKSGGEMKTFDFGEGKAALSPEDLKEKLKEAIEEKLKELKDQTVVDIFEGGVRIQLVDLEGKSMFQPGSAQLTPSAKEILKIVSENIKDLPNKIAVEGHTDASPLKAGRITNWELSTDRASSARRELELNGIDSARIARVVGYADTELLIKDNPYDPRNRRISIILLQSKVEPKAQEQVQQPSQPPAPPAPVANPVQPPPPPKPEEVKKPAPKQEQKRIFEPSVQPIKPLEPIGK; encoded by the coding sequence ATGGCAGATAAATCAAAATCCATAATCATTAAAAAAGTCAAAAAAGGCCATGAAGGACATCATGGTGGTGCATGGAAAGTAGCTTATGCTGACTTTGTGACAGCTATGATGGCATTCTTCCTGCTCATGTGGCTCCTTGCAATGGTGTCACCTGAAAAAAGGGCTGCTCTATCAGAATACTTCAAGCATTTCAGTATTTTTGAAAAAGGAGGTCAGTCTTTTATGATGGAAGGACAGCAGCAGGTGCTTGAGAAAAGTGGCGGGGAAATGAAAACATTTGATTTTGGCGAAGGCAAGGCAGCTTTATCTCCTGAAGATTTAAAAGAAAAGTTAAAAGAAGCTATAGAAGAAAAGTTAAAAGAATTGAAGGACCAGACAGTTGTTGATATTTTTGAAGGAGGTGTAAGAATACAACTTGTTGATTTAGAAGGGAAGTCAATGTTTCAACCGGGCAGTGCCCAACTTACACCGAGTGCAAAGGAGATATTGAAAATAGTCAGTGAAAACATAAAAGACTTGCCTAACAAGATTGCAGTTGAAGGTCATACAGATGCCTCTCCTTTAAAGGCAGGAAGAATTACAAACTGGGAGCTTTCTACAGATAGGGCATCTTCTGCGAGAAGGGAACTTGAACTAAATGGTATAGATTCTGCAAGAATAGCAAGGGTTGTTGGATATGCTGATACAGAGTTATTAATAAAGGATAATCCTTATGATCCAAGAAACAGACGAATAAGCATAATATTGCTGCAATCAAAAGTTGAACCAAAAGCACAGGAACAGGTTCAGCAGCCGTCTCAACCACCTGCACCCCCTGCACCTGTGGCTAATCCAGTGCAACCACCGCCACCACCCAAGCCTGAAGAGGTAAAAAAACCTGCACCAAAACAGGAACAAAAAAGGATATTTGAGCCTAGTGTACAGCCGATAAAACCTCTCGAGCCTATTGGAAAATGA
- a CDS encoding DUF465 domain-containing protein: MKEEEVVEALKKENEEFRRIYQEHRELDSQLLEFNKKPYLTPEEEIEMHRIKKEKLYKKDKIAELIREYKKHHSMN, translated from the coding sequence ATGAAGGAAGAAGAAGTCGTGGAGGCATTAAAAAAGGAGAACGAGGAATTTAGACGCATTTACCAAGAACATAGAGAACTCGATAGTCAGTTGTTAGAATTTAATAAAAAGCCCTACCTTACACCTGAAGAAGAAATCGAGATGCACAGAATTAAAAAGGAAAAACTCTATAAAAAAGATAAGATAGCCGAGTTGATAAGAGAATACAAAAAGCATCATTCGATGAATTAA
- the bioB gene encoding biotin synthase BioB — protein MINDLTDKILNGHSITKEEALQLVWSMELQALGKKNYSLQPIFDLFAAANQIRETFRKNSVDLCAIINAKSGACSEDCSYCAQSSKNKTDISIYPLVKKDIVIDKAKEAKGAGVRRFCIVTSGRKVGEKELKEIASMIEDIRGIGLLPCATLGLLNNNELSYLKQSGLERYHHNLETSERFFPEICRTHTYTDKIKTINAAKSAGLSICSGGIFGMGETWQDRIDMAFAIKGLNIDSVPINFLIPVKGTSMAEMTSLHPFEALTIISIYRFILPTKEIRVCGGRMQVLEEFNSMVFMAGADALLTGNYLTTTGRTYKDDIRLIEQYGLKISTSPPLCLLS, from the coding sequence ATGATCAACGACCTGACAGACAAGATACTAAATGGACATTCAATAACTAAGGAAGAAGCACTACAATTAGTGTGGAGCATGGAACTCCAAGCGTTGGGCAAAAAAAATTATAGCCTTCAGCCTATTTTTGATCTTTTTGCCGCTGCAAATCAAATAAGAGAAACATTTAGAAAAAACTCCGTTGACCTATGTGCCATCATTAATGCCAAGTCAGGTGCATGTTCTGAGGATTGCTCTTACTGTGCACAATCGTCAAAAAACAAAACAGATATTTCTATCTATCCACTTGTTAAAAAAGATATTGTAATAGATAAGGCTAAAGAGGCAAAAGGAGCCGGCGTCAGAAGATTCTGCATTGTTACAAGCGGTAGAAAGGTAGGAGAAAAAGAACTCAAAGAGATAGCTTCTATGATTGAAGACATACGAGGCATTGGTCTTCTTCCATGTGCAACATTAGGACTCTTGAATAATAATGAATTATCATACCTAAAACAAAGCGGTCTTGAAAGATACCACCATAATCTTGAAACATCAGAAAGGTTTTTCCCTGAAATTTGTAGGACTCATACATATACTGACAAGATAAAAACAATAAATGCTGCTAAATCTGCAGGCCTCTCCATATGTTCAGGTGGTATTTTTGGCATGGGAGAGACATGGCAAGATAGAATAGATATGGCATTTGCAATAAAAGGACTCAATATAGATTCTGTGCCAATTAATTTCTTGATACCAGTTAAAGGCACATCAATGGCTGAAATGACCTCCCTCCACCCATTTGAAGCCCTTACAATAATAAGTATTTACAGGTTTATACTGCCTACAAAAGAGATAAGAGTTTGCGGTGGTAGAATGCAGGTGCTTGAGGAATTCAATTCAATGGTCTTTATGGCTGGTGCAGACGCACTGCTTACAGGGAATTATCTCACAACCACTGGCAGGACATATAAAGACGACATCAGGCTTATAGAGCAATACGGATTAAAGATCAGTACATCACCGCCCCTCTGCCTGCTGAGCTAA
- a CDS encoding DUF1858 domain-containing protein, with the protein MEATKKKVTKDTVIGEIINDPDARKVIEKYFGNGCFTCPGIKVESISFGAMMHNVDPEKVVKEINELEEN; encoded by the coding sequence ATGGAAGCAACAAAAAAGAAAGTAACAAAAGATACTGTGATAGGGGAAATAATCAATGACCCTGACGCAAGAAAAGTCATCGAAAAATACTTTGGGAATGGATGCTTTACCTGCCCTGGAATAAAGGTTGAATCAATTTCATTTGGCGCTATGATGCACAATGTTGACCCAGAAAAAGTGGTAAAAGAGATTAATGAACTGGAGGAGAACTAA